The Pongo pygmaeus isolate AG05252 chromosome 7, NHGRI_mPonPyg2-v2.0_pri, whole genome shotgun sequence DNA segment GTTgtaatgtttccatttttgtttctaattgagcttatttacATCTTCTTTCTACTTGGTTAGTCTAGTTAataatctatcaattttgtttattttttcaaaaaaccaatgtttcatttcattgatcttttgtgtttttttgtctcaatttcatttagttctgctgtgatctttgctatttccttccttctgctacttttgggtttggattgtttttgtttctctagttccttgaggtatgacattaggttgttaatttgtgaTCCTTCAGACTTTTCAATGTAGGCATTTATAACTACATGTTATGGGGTTTTGATAACTTGTGTCACTGTTACCATTGATTTTGgaggattttaaaatttccatcttgatttcatacCCCAAAGTCATctaggagcatattgtttaatttccatatgtttgtatagttttgagggtttcCTTTAgaactgatttctagttttagtcTGCTGTGGACTGAGAAGGtacttaatataattttgattttttaaaatttactgacccttgttttgtggcctatcatctGGCCTACcttagagaatgttccatgtgctgatgagaataatgtatattctgcagttcttgggtagaatgttctgtaaatatctgtttggTCTATTTGTCCCAGAGTGCAGGTTAAGTACGGTGTCTCCATGTTGACTTTCCCctttgatgatctgtctagtgccaTCAGTagagtgttgaagtcccccactgtTATTGCGTTGTTTAATTGATCCTTTTGTCATTATATCTTCTTGTgtaattgatccttttatcagtATGTAGTgtccatttttgtctttttttcaccattgttgttttaaagtctgttttatttgatgtaagaatagcaactcctgctcacttttatttccatttgcacAGAATATTTTTTTTACTCATTTACCTTGAATCTGTAAGAATTATGTGTTAGGTGTGTCTCTTGAAGAGAGCACATATtaagtttgtgatttttaaaatccattctacCAATCTGTATCTTGTAAGTGGAGCGTTTAGACTACTTACATTTAACActgttaatattgagatgtgaggtactgttctcAAAGTCATGTTGATTTTTATCTAgttactttgttttcttcatttgttattgttttataggccctgtaAATTTTAGGCTTTCAAGAGTTTATACTCTAGTGCACGTGaacctttttttttcaagatttagaactctttttagcacttttttttttgtaagactaGTTTGATAGTGACAAATTCTCTCACTATTTGCTCAtctgagaaagactttatttctccttcatttatgaaacttagttttgctggatacaaaattcttggctgagaGTTATTCTGTTTAAGGAGACTAAAGATAGGAGCCCAATCCTTTATAGCTTATAAAATtcctgctgagaagtctgctgtttgTCTGATAGATTTtgttttataggttacctgatgcttttttGTCTCACTGCTCTcagaattttttccttcatgtcaACATTAGATAATctgatgactatatgccttggtgatgtCCTTCTTCATAAGTCTCTCAgtagttctttgagcttcttgtatttagaTGTCTAAATCTCTAGCAAGGCAAGGGAAggtttcctcaattattccttcaaatacattttccaaactttttgctttttcttctccttccggAACACCAATcattcttaggtttggccatttcacataatcctgtatttcttgaagactttgtttccttctttaaattcttctttcttttgtctgattgggtttattcaaaagccttgtcttcaagctttaaaattatttcttctacttggtCTAGTCTATTGTTAAAACTCAACTGCATTTTGTAATTCTccaattgtatttttcatttccagaagttctgattggtttttctttaaaatacctatctctttagaacatttttcattcatatcctgaattcttttaatttctttatgttggttttCACCTTTATTTTCCATCTCCTTGAAtaacttaataatcaaccttttgaattttttatctaGTATTTCAAAggtttcatcttggtttggattcatTGCTGATCTTTTGGTGAGTGTTATAGAACCCTATTTTTTCATAttgccagaattatttttctagtttcttctcatttgggtagactgttTCTTCtaatcattttgaaatttatttttcatttgactgtgctttaaaaaaaatttcagggttttttttcctccttaaggATGTGGCTttaatatttatagtttattGTAACCTAATTTGGCTCTGGGTGCTTTCAGTAGTGAAGATTCTGTATGAGTTCCTTGGCCATAGAGAGTCTCTGTGTGATCCCATTCTCAGGTGCTAGTTGTAGTAACAATGTACTCTGTGTGTGAGTGGCTTCACTGTCTCACTGTGTATGAGCCTTCACTGTGTGTGAGGCTGAAATGGCAGAGGTCTCATGAAGCTTATCTCATTCCCCAGTGGtgtgcacttatttatttatttttccccatttatttCTTCACTGGGTTGAACAGTTTAGGCTTCAGGCCAATAGGATGTTTCCATGGGTAAAAAGTAGTTGTGGCTAAAGCAGGTGGGTAAACATAACACCCAATGGTGGGCAGAGTCCCCAGCCTTCACAGAGGCAGCTGGGGAAGCTCTCAGTGACATGTGTTGAGACCTTTTTGGGGAAAGGATGGGAGACACTTTAGTTCCCCTACTAGGCCAGCAGGAAGGTGTTCCATCTGTCAGTCACACTTCTTACCCAGTGTCCTAGCCATTCAAATCAAACAGGCACCTCTTTTTATCTGCAGGAATGCTGATGTTCCACGTAGATGGGTCTTGTGACTCTATCCCTCATGCAAGATTAAACATGGATGGCACTCCTCTTATGGGGATGTAGTCGCCCTGAAGTGTTACAGAAAGGCTGTCTACAGGTGCACCCATGCTGAGCTCCCATGGGTGAAGCCTCCGCTGTGTCTGCAGTGGTGGGTGAGAGGAAGAAGAAGTCTCCTTTTCCAAGATGCTTCATGAGCCTTGGGGCTGCCTGAATGTTGGGGTAGAGCTGCAGACTTTCCCCACTGAGCCTAGCATTCCACTTGTGCCTCTGCTGAAACATTTCGTAAGCAGAAACTTCCAGGACTCAAGGCCTACAGTCTGCTTTCTGTTATCCCACAGCGTGCTCCCTTAATGTGGTGCATTCTCCCTTCCCTTAGAAGTAGGAATCCCTGAGAGCCAGACTACTGTGAATCCTGCTGCTTCTCTGGGTCTAGCTCTGCAGTGGGGCTGCCACACTTCAGGCTGGTGCTAGGGGATGTCCACAAAAGATCCAGTGATGTGACCTCTCTTCTTGCTTCCCAGCAGCAGGTACCAGCAACAGCTCTGATGGTGTTGGAATGGGAATGATGTAGACTCTGTGAGATTTCCTTCCTTATAAATCACCTTAGTGTGTTGGCCTTCTCAAATGCCAGCTGTAGTAGTAACGTACTGGTCATGTAGACAGAGTGAAGACTTCCTGGTTAGGCAGGGTGATGCAGGCTTGGGTAATAGCTAAGGCGGTGCAAAAGTCTACTCGTTCCTAGGCACTGTGTTACTATGCCTGCAAATGTTGTAATGGcatgtgttggttggcctccagctaGGAGGTGGTGGATGCTTGCAAAAGAATGCCAGTTGCAGTGGTACTGGTGGGATTTGTGCTTGCCTTCTGTTATCCAGGGGAGGTATTCTGGTGTCTCAGACAATGGGTGGCACCATGGAGCTCTCAAAAGTGCCTGTCCTTTATATTAAGCTACcagggtgggtggagggacaAAATCAGGTGGCGCTGGGTCAGGCAAGGCTGTACCCTAGTTTCCCAAGTACAGGTGCAAGCAGCGGCCCCAGTGGAGATTGGAGGGCAGTTCCCTGGCCACTGGGGTAATAATCCAGGAGGACCAAAGCTGCCTCTGCTGCACAGAAGAATCTGCACAAGGAGTGGGGAGTAGCAGGTAGCAGTTAGCCCTATCCTGCTCCCATGCGCTTGGCAAGGCAGGTCTGACACGCAGTGTTCCACCAGCAGCAGCTAGCTGGGTTCGAGTTAGCCTGCACTCTGAACCCAAAACCGCCCCGGGCTATAAACCTTCCCTATCCAGACAGAAACTGAGGTTTTCCAACTACACTTCTCCTGGTCTGCCTGTGAAACAGCACAATCAGCTCCTGCACCTGTGGCTAAAGCACACATACTGCTTGTGCCTCAGTTCTGGAAAAGGGGGTTCATCACCACTCAAAATTATATCACAAATCTCAGTTGGGAGCTTCTGTCAACCTGTGACCACCACCGAGTTAGCTGGCTGATTTCTGCAAGGTCCCCTATGAGGTAGGATCAGGAATGGCTTCCTTCTGTCCCTGCTGGAGTCTGGGAATGCACAAAAAGCACATCCCAATGCTGCTCCATCTCATACACTCCCTACCGCTTACAAAATCAGCACTGGGCAGGGTTAAGGCCTCACCCCATGGCCTGGATTGCCAGGCCCCACAGTAGGAGTGAATAGCACGGAGGCAGCGTCTTCCACCTCACACTGTAGGGACTCACAGTTTTCTGCCTGGCTCATTCATGGTGTACGCTACCGCCTTctgcttctttcaaagggtctaTAGTTTCTTTCCGTTGTTTTGTTACGTTCTTGTGTTGCTTCTTGGAAAAAAGTTCACAGCATAAatctctacacactgttttgtcTTTCCAAGGGGAGAGGCAGGCTAACAATGTCTCCAATCCGCCATCttggaaacaaaatgttttcctcttgtcttattttttaattcgTTCAGAACTTGAGGCGGAAAAAAGAGTGGCACTATTTTGGGGGGACGCTTCAAGAACTCCAATTTAAgagtttggcaaatattttctgatgATGAAACTACCATCTGATAGAGCAGAGGAAGAGAGCTATCTAAAGAATCATGTAGCCCCAAGAGGAGGCTCTGGAAAGGAAGTATACACAGGaaatgcaggaaaaagaaaataaggcgAGACTTATGATCGTCATGTATCTGAATTAATCATTGTTCTGATTCCTACTTTACTGATTAGGTATCAATAAAGCTGCACAAGGGAAAgcagtttgttttgtttcattgctgAATTTTTAGCACTTAGAGTTCTGCCTGGCACGTAGTAGTTGGTCAATgaacactttttaaataaacaaataaaatgcaattGCCCATGGTGGAATTATAGATTTCTTTTACAGGTGACTACACTGAAGCCAAGGGAACTTGATTACCCAAACAGAAACTGCTAATTCCTGGCAGAATCCAGGCTTCCTGGACGCTATTAAAATGCGTTTTCCATTATAACATGCTGCTGCCCTGGGTGGCCTCCCACCTACAAGCCCTTGCCAAATTATCTTACCTCTAATCTAATTAACTTTAAAGCTCTTTATTCTCTGACTTTAATGTTTTGGGCTACTCCAGCAAAGTGGTAGCTCTCCCCAAAAAATGACTCTCTGagtttctgtgtattttcttCCCTCTACCTGGAATAGACAGTGACTCATCAAACCTTTAAGTTTCCATTCATAAACCTTCTTGTTTCCAAGAACCCCTTCCTGATCAACCTTATTCATCTTTAGTCATACATTAAGGCATTTATTTTACCTACTTGTAAATACTTTCATAACtacattatttttacttaaacTTTAAGTAGAACTAAAAACATATTGGTATGGGCACCCAGATCTCATCTACCTTGCCTTTCTCTGGAAATTGTAACCTAGCTTCATTCCTACCCAAAACACGGGTGAGCCAACAGCTATGGCTGTACTTGAAGATCCAATCTGCCTGGTCATAGTGATGAATCCAGGTGTGAACAGCTGACCCACCCTGGGTTGAGCAGACTGCCCgttctagaaattaaaaattccaagttgagagacacagagggaaggaaggggattggagggagggaaggggattggagggagagaaggggaagggagggagggaaggggattggaggggggaaggggattggaggcagggaaggggatTGTAGCTGAATCTTGTGCACAGCAAGATGCTTGAAAGAAAATCCACAAATTCAGCTTTCTGGAGCTTCCTGGTCTCTGTTTCTTCTGTGGCCTGGTTTTCCACCCTTCTTTGGATTCTACATGTTCCAGCATCTTTCCAGTACATTCTTGCTTTTGCAATGGCCAGCTAGAGCTAGTTTCTATGAGTTTCTGTAAAACTGAGAAATAATCCGCTCTTCTCATTTTGAagctaagaaaactgaggcctggagatgACTTGCCCAGAGTAGCTTTCTTTAGGTTTCCTTGGGAGTATCTGTCCTTTCTCTCCTGCTAGCTTGTCATGCacctcttctctgtctctttccatgcCTGTATCCTCACCACCCTGCTTGCACACTGGTGAGAATGTGCTTTTCACCACCCAGCCTGGATTCCCTAATAGCGTTATGTGTTTCATCTCATGCCTCTCTTCACCTGTTTTGAGAGAGTCATTGTATAAAACATTCATTGCCTTTTTGGCCTTTTTGCCCTTGTCTTTCCACAGCCATGTATCATGGGTCATTCATCAAGGTCATGTGTTTGCTAGCTTCCAAGTTGAAGTCCAGTTATGTGAAAAGCGCTGTTTAGGAACAtgatactggctgggcacagtggctcatgcctgaatcaCAGctctttcagaggccgaggtgggtggattgcttgagcccaggagttcaagaccagcctgggcaacacagccatactctgtctcaacaacaataacaacaacaacaccacaaaaaaaatacaaaaattagccgggcatggtggcagatgcctgtggtcccactacttgggaggctgaggtgggaggatcgcttgagccctagaggcagaggttgcagtgagccatgatagcaccattgcactccagcctgggaaacagagcaagactctttctctgaaaacgaacaacaacaacaacaacaacaaaaaaccaactaATACTAAAACATAATACTGTTCATCATCTGCATTAATATTGCCAGACATCACACCAAAATCCCCAAAATTAAAACCCTTGATCTGGATTCAGTAACAATAGAAGGTGATCACTGATGCTTCTGGCTCAaagatttagattttatttgcagGTCTGCCCCTTTGTACGGCTGTGGACAGGACCTGGACTGGGTATAGACAGCCCTCCTGTAAAGGCCACTCTCAAAGGCTTCTAGGTCCGACGAGGCTGGGAAGCGAGGGTGCAACATGGATAGGGATAGAAATGGCCTTCTTtgtaaaaataatctaaaaaatacaaatataaagactgagtattttattttaaattctactgTGGGAAAGACTAGTATATTTgtttatggaattgaatgtcctTCAGAAACTcgtgttattctttttttaataccctttaaaaataactattccATTATACTCATGAAGATGTGTCATTTAATTTTAActacaacagaaataaaaaggaggcTGCACTCGCTTGGGGattaaatagttttttccaaaataaattctgaaatgtTGTTCATCATTTAAAACGTAatttttaggccgggtgcggtggctcatacctgtaatcccagcaccttgaaaggccgaggcaggtggatcacctgaggtcaggagttcgagagcagcctggccaacatggtgaaaccctgtctctactaaaaatacaaaaattagccagacatggtggtacatgcctgtagtcccagctactctggaggccgaggcaggagaatatcttgagcccaggaggcagagtttgcagtgaaccgagatcatgtcactgcactcaagcctgggtgacagagtgagaccctgtctcaaaaaaaaaaaaaattaatttttagtacCTAATGATAATTTAGTatctgtatattttctatttggtCTGGCAACAATATTtattaggttttacatttattgtgtgcctAGCTGTCTTGATATGTCCTTAAGGAATTTAAAATCTAGATGTACAGCCAAGATTTACACATGCGAAACAATCAAACGACCTAAGACAGCATAGATTTACATCCGTGAAGGTCGAGAAGCAGGAAATGATTACTATTAATAAATACGCTTATGATTTTCAGAGGATGGTTTCCCTTTCAAAAACATTATACTGATTGACTGTTCAACAATCCAAATTATGAAGTATACTTGACGGAGGCAAAACACTTTGCAATGACTAAAAATTGGTATGCTTCATTCACTACGTCTCTAAGTATTTAAatcaaagaatatttttcaaGTAGTGTTTCATAACCACTCAAACAACGCCACTATCCAAGGAAGTTATAAAAGTAAAGAGTCGCCTTGAAAAATTATTTCCCCATGCGATGTCAGTTGAAAAGCTGGTTAGACAGCTTCACTTTCAGACAGGCATGCTGACTTGAAAACAATAAGTGCTAGCCAGATGCTCACGCCAACAGTGACTCAGAGATATGCTGTTGCTTCATGGCAGGGAGGCCAGCGTTGCAGATAGATTAGATTCTGTGGATGATTCTGTGGATGCCGAGCATACTTTAGGTTTGCAACTTGGCTGACACAAATTCAAGAGGAACGTGAAATGTGACAAAGAAGACTCCtaatccatttttcattccaggAAGGCAGAATGCGTAAAGGTTAAGGACACAAACATGCGAATCTAACAACCTGGACTGATATCCAAGTGCTTCCACTCTTAATCTTCGGCAAGTAACTTCTCTGCCTCCTTTTCCTCGTCTGTAACACAGAGATAACAAAAGGTTTATTtgatgattaaatgaattaaaacacgTAAGATACTCAGTGTCCAGCACACAGTAAATGTTCAATTAGTGTAAGCTTTTCTTGTTTCATGGAAGGCTACTTGAATTGTTTcttctccccccaacccccacccaccgCCTGTGCCGAGAGGAGactcgatctgttgcccaggctggagtgcagtggtgatatctcagctcactgccacctctgcctcctgggctcaagcaattctcctgcctcagcctcccgagtagctggaactacaggtgtgcaccaccatgcccggctaatttttatacttttggtagagacagggtttcgtcatattgtccaggctggtctcaaattcctgacctcaggtaatccgcactccttggcctcccaaagtgctgggattacaggtgtgagccgccgcacctggccttgaATAGTTTCTTAAAGGATACACCAATTCACATAGAGCAGTGGTCTCTGAACTCTTTTCCTCAATCCCATATCCAGTTGTACGAAGCAgctggagagaaaaaaaggggTGAGGAATGAGAAAGTCCACTTGGATATATGCTGCACACAAGTTACATGTCACTTACACCTGCATGGAAGCCAACATTGTGTTGTCTATCTATGCCATGGGATCTAGAAACACACAGAGCTCAAGGCAGATGGAGGTAATAAACTGTGGATGGAAGTAATAAGCTGTGATCATtatgtccattttctttctttcttttttttttttttttttttttttttgagatggagtctggctttgtcgcccgggctggagtgcagtggcgcaatctcggctcactgcaagctctgcctcccgggttcatgccattttcctgcctcagcctcccgagtagctgggattacaggtgcccgccaccatgcccagctaattttttttttttttttgtatttttagtagagacggggtttcaccgtgttagccagaatgatctcaatctcctgacctcgtgatctgcccgcctcggcctcccaaagtgctgagattacaggtatgagccaccacacccagcccattctgtccattttcttaatttcaaagtATACAGTAGTCAGAGGACAAAATTAGAGCCAGGCAAAGACAGAAGAGGGAGCAGACTCCCAGGGAGATAAGAGAAGAGGATACTTCATTCGTGTTTTGAGTGTTTAAATCCATCCTGTCATGTGTGGGATTTCAGGTAACCACTTTGGGGAGAGAAGGTGATGGGCAGGACGCTTAAAGTCTAAGTGATGTCTTTGCCCTAATAATCCTGGTCTTCTGCAATAGAAGCCTGGGAGAGAAACCTATTAAAATCTTTGCTTGATCAATCGATTTTTAGTCCCTTACCCACTGGACTAAAAACTTGAGGGCAGAAGTTTCTCTATCTTGCTTTTTCACATATTCCCCTACCAACCACTGTGCTTAGAACATACTAGGGCTTgacatgtatttttgtttttaaacttgaattttgattttatttgcttCTCATAATTATTTTAGGGAACAGTAAATATGAAGATTAGTGTAAATTAATAAACTGTATTAGAATTTAGGCTCTCTGAGAAGATTTTAACTATGAGACCATAAAACAGATACAGCAGTGCTCtgccattaaaataattatgagttATCACAAACTCTGTAAAAACAATGATTTGCATGCATAAAAAAGTCAAGATATAAACATGTTGGTGACCTCTGGGGTTCTTTTAATGAGTGTTTCCACAGGGGTTGTCTGAGATTTGGCAGCCCATGTTCTGGCTGGTTACTTGCACCTTGAAGAGCGTCCCATCAGCACACATGAAGAGCTTGTAGCGTACCCAGTCACCACTACCCAGCTGGTCTCCACTGGAGGAACTGGGTAGGCGGGTGGTGCTGACCATCACAGATCCATTTAGGATGATACTGTTTTCCGCCTTTAACTCCATGTTACCACCCATGTGAAATTCAATGGTTTTGCCCATAATGAATACTCCCTACTCCTTCATTTCCATGCACAATAGCATGCCCatcacttttatatttaaatcactGGTAGCATTGCTGGTAATCCTTTCAGCAGATGCTTTTTGAACATTTAAACTTTTCACTCCACTTGGCAAATGAAACTCATGAGTTTCATAGTCTGTGctgaataagatattttgagtCCACGGGTCAAAAAACTGCATGCCGATGTCACTTGTAATAgaagttttgttgttttctacACTGAGCTTTGTCGTCCCTTGCTGAAAAACAATAGGCTGGTTGTTGCCAGTGATGACCAAATTTTCATTTCGCCTTCCTCCTACTGTGCTTTTATAAAGAGGATGGATCACTCCCATGTCAGATACTTCCTTAAATTGAAGCAGGCCACTTTCATGAAACTCCATACTATCACAGCCATTTGGTCCAATGCGAATCACGGCCCAAATAACAAGTGTTATTATTAAATTGGTGACAGCCAGGATAAACAAGAGGATAATCACACAGATGGCTAAATTGCCCTTTCTTCCTCTCAACCCTGTTTTGTGGAGACGATCTCCATCGATCGGAATGTATCCAGCTTTAAAGTTACTGTTGTGCTCTTTATTGACATTCCTTCTCTCAACAGCCTTCTCACGCATGGACTTTTACAGGACCATTGGAACTTTGCTGCtctgcagccgccgccgccgccgccactgcCGCCATCTTTCCGCGCCCCgacatgtattttttatttttactgttgaatTTGATCTTAGAAACTTGTCattgaaaaaattcaaatattttagctTCACATGGGTGCCCATGCATTTGTAACACTTATTTTGAGAGTGCTGGACAACAAGCTGGGAATGTAGGAAGGATTTGGGAAGGCTGCACAGGTGTTGAAATCCCATCACCGTGTCTAATCTCTAAAGCCTCCTCTGCATCAGCTCTCACTAATCACCACTGGCCGATGGGCAGTGGGTCAGACCTCATTTGACCTTCGGTAGACGGCAAAGCAGTTTCGAAATCCATCTAGATGCTGCATCACGAGAAACACAGGAGGGCATTTATATCCTTCCAGACccttgatttgtgtgtgtgtgtgtgtgtgtgttttctgagacagtcttgctctgtcactcatgctggagtgcagtggtgcaatcatagctcactgcagccttaaactactgggctcatgtgatcctccctcgtcaagtttcccaagtagctgggactacaggcacgatcCACCTCACCTGgttatgaagaaaaatttttgtagggatggggtctcactacattgcccaggctagatagAGCCTTGTTCCTTTGAGGCTCCAGCAAACTGCCATCACTGTGACACATCAATGCTACATGTAACTGGCCTGCCTGTGGATTTCAAATTAATctttaagaatgaaaataaaaagttaagcgATTATAGGAAAATGCCTCTAGCCCAACTGACGAACCAGAATTTTTAGTCTTGAGTCATTTCTCACTTAAACCTCAAACCATTAGGTGCCTAATTTGTGAGAGAAGAAAAGACATAGATTGATGAGTGGATAAACCCTGTCAGGAGCTGGAAAAACCAGAGTGTTGGCACTATTAAAATCTTTCTCATATATTgctctttttcatttctcatttgttctttattacaaatgtaaatatttgctGGAATTTAGAAACGTATAGGATATGCTTTTAATCACACTTAACTCAGATTCTCAGGCTGATTTGTTGTCTGATTCTCATGATTCATGAAGGGTAGAATTTTGGACTTTTAGATTCCTTTCCTTGCAAGTTTTTCATTGTGTAGATAAGGACATTGGGGCTGGAGAGAGGAGTGACTGAGCCATGGTCCCCTTGTTTGTTCTGTTAGAGCCAAGATAGCCTCCAGGTATCCTCACTCCTCTTCCTGTTCCTCAAGtattctttgttctgttccaAACAGCCACCCATCTTTCAATTCCAGGCCATGTCTCCAAGAGCATTGAGTTTAGCTTGGAGGGGATCACTTCCAGAACCATCAGTGTTTTAGTTAATGACTAATTCACCACTTCCAAAAATGGAGCTGCGAAAAAGTTTCTTCTGTTCTCTAATGAATTTAATTTCCTGCCAAAAACACAGCCACCCCCTAGATGTGGAACAGAAACCAATCCTGATGCTGCCTGTTGTCACACTGAGACCCACATAGCGAAGGGGAGGATCCCTGGCCAGGAAGAGTACAGAGTTACATCTCCTGACAGTGCAGGGAGGAGAGGATGGTGGCCTCATGCCAACAGATGGCATGACCCAGGACAGCAGTTCCCAGGACAGGGGTTCCAACAAAGTTAACAGAACAGCAGGAACCATTCCATAGCCTGCCCTAGAAAGATCACAGGATTCTCTCAGTTATGGGCTCATGGGTGTAGCCATGGCTCTCATTGACAGTGACCGGTTTATCATGAACTacacaactcaaaaataaaaatagcccaCCAACTATTTCTATCTTAATGATAGTCAATTGTATGCTTGTAATTCAAACCTGGCATTTGTGCCTACAAAAATTTATACTACTGCGCTGTAACACATCTTTGTCATCTTCATTACACTGTAATGTCCATAGCCTGCAGCCTGTAGAAGAGGACAGTTTAttaaataaagaggaaagaatatttttacCTGGTGGCATTTACTCTGAGAACTCATATTCTACCTTTGGGAGAAGTTTCCCTGGGGACTCACATGAATACAGACGATTAATG contains these protein-coding regions:
- the LOC129042450 gene encoding LOW QUALITY PROTEIN: beta-sarcoglycan (The sequence of the model RefSeq protein was modified relative to this genomic sequence to represent the inferred CDS: inserted 2 bases in 1 codon; substituted 1 base at 1 genomic stop codon), yielding MAAVAAAAAAAEQQSSNGPVXKSMREKAVERRNVNKEHNSNFKAGYIPIDGDRLHKTGLRGRKGNLAICVIILLFILAVTNLIITLVIWAVIRIGPNGCDSMEFHESGLLQFKEVSDMGVIHPLYKSTVGGRRNENLVITGNNQPIVFQQGTTKLSVENNKTSITSDIGMQFFDPWTQNILFSTDYETHEFHLPSGVKSLNVQKASAERITSNATSDLNIKVMGMLLCMEMKEXGVFIMGKTIEFHMGGNMELKAENSIILNGSVMVSTTRLPSSSSGDQLGSGDWVRYKLFMCADGTLFKVQVTSQNMGCQISDNPCGNTH